A single Mangifera indica cultivar Alphonso chromosome 20, CATAS_Mindica_2.1, whole genome shotgun sequence DNA region contains:
- the LOC123204030 gene encoding uncharacterized protein LOC123204030 isoform X1: MGCLLYHTMVAQKCRTVNLEMGLEMELDSDKNITGLSPNTVLPSPRQCLNLEKRNARGKPMHRDDILGVKEGSSEISFCRYCSAFCKNTWSRPVGLEDSTELRRGSIYQCSKEVRKMKKMGAIEEREKIELSRSSDTSFSFRIIDSLCSSDEEEESIRKRTSEASVSSKLNALSVCSPSLEPCLSDGFIEFCMNSDGTEKHSAETGRRDTVKDLNFRCDEVVGPVDDGDTRERDKVLTFQKSHSAKVEMRYSPSQSESSHSSRASSRSRFGPIRKMFDPFMKSKSLRSPLGYVVQPDEVKTSRMEKTREGTLQKSLFHGFSDTVQNIKIDSQFVKKEQHHSIVANSPVHLHGLLKMENKQGVPFFEFFLNCPEDVIVARTWKEDNAFNWVYTFHSIDGRKKSNASGWGSSDINKECSMVGQMQVSCYLCSELKDGGAFDNSMVTEFVLYDIAHVKQSVISKECQKCSANATPCKCSNPCIVEGNHELNNESGLVGFRDQPKYASNKTNPCSWPSWDLGPSLEIAAVVIQVPFEKRESLKYNGGHKTSDKMHVNLLNFSAFEHTQKDSVENKISENVNVIIPNGIHVLPSSESRGPSTLLNRWRLGGGCDCGGWDMACPLTVFSNPKIQCAKDKLLMDNQQSLELFVQGAKENTPALSMMVLEEGRYAVDFHAQLSTLQAFSICVAILHGTETSFATGQEKSMQLPHCNSLKMLIEEEVKFLIKAVSEEEKKKVTKRMEEIPPSYVINPPLSPMSRV; encoded by the exons ATGGGGTGCTTGCTTTATCATACTATGGTTGCTCAAAAG TGTAGAACTGTGAATCTAGAGATGGGACTAGAGATGGAATTGGATTCCGACAAAAACATTACAGGTCTAAGTCCTAACACCGTTCTTCCATCTCCTCGGCAATGTTTAAACCTTGAAAAGAGAAATGCAAGAGGCAAACCTATGCATAGAGATGATATATTGGGAGTAAAAGAGGGTTCCTCGGAGATTAGCTTTTGTCGCTACTGCAGCGCCTTTTGTAAAAATACTTGGTCCAGACCTGTTGGACTGGAAGATAGCACAGAGCTGAGGCGTGGTTCGATATATCAATGCTCCAAAGAGGtgaggaagatgaagaaaatgggaGCTATTgaggaaagggaaaaaattgaattgtcaCGTAGTAGTGACACCTCATTTTCCTTTAGGATTATTGACTCTTTATGTAGTTCAGATGAGGAAGAGGAAAGCATAAGGAAGAGAACCTCAGAGGCATCTGTAAGCTCAAAATTGAACGCTTTATCTGTTTGCAGTCCTTCTTTAGAACCATGCTTATCAGATGGATTCATTGAATTCTGTATGAATTCAGATGGCACAGAAAAACATTCTGCTGAAACTGGAAGGAGAGACACAGTTAAGGACCTGAATTTCAGATGTGATGAAGTTGTTGGTCCTGTAGATGATGGTGACACACGTGAAAGAGATAAAGTTTTGACATTTCAGAAGTCACATTCTGCTAAAGTGGAGATGCGCTATTCACCTTCTCAGTCAGAAAGTAGTCACTCCTCCAGAGCCAGTTCCAGGTCTCGTTTTGGCCCCATCAGAAAGATGTTTGACCCATTCATGAAGTCCAAGTCTCTTCGAAGTCCTTTGGGTTATGTGGTGCAACCTGATGAAGTCAAAACCAGCAGGATGGAAAAAACAAGGGAAGGGACATTGCAAAAGTCTTTATTTCATGGCTTTTCTGATACAGTCcagaatataaaaattgattctCAGTTTGTCAAGAAAGAACAACATCATTCAATTGTGGCAAATTCACCAGTACACTTACACGGTCTTCTAAAGATGGAAAATAAACAAGGAGTACCCTTTTTTGAGTTCTTTTTGAATTGCCCTGAAGATGTTATTGTGGCCAGGACATGGAAGGAAGATAATGCTTTTAATTGGGTATATACCTTTCACTCCATTGACGGTAGGAAAAAGAGCAATGCTAGTGGATGGGGATCAAGTGATATCAACAAAGAGTGCTCAATGGTTGGACAAATGCAGGTTTCCTGTTACTTATGCTCAGAACTAAAAGATGGTGGTGCTTTTGATAACTCTATGGTGACAGAGTTTGTATTGTACGATATTGCGCATGTAAAACAAAGTGTCATTTCTAAAGAATGCCAGAAGTGTTCCGCCAATGCTACACCTTGTAAGTGTTCTAATCCATGTATTGTTGAGGGAAATCATGAGTTAAATAATGAGTCCGGTTTGGTGGGGTTTAGAGATCAACCAAAATATGCTTCGAATAAAACAAATCCATGCTCATGGCCATCTTGGGATTTGGGTCCAAGCCTTGAAATTGCGGCTGTTGTTATTCAAGTgccatttgagaaaagagaaagtTTGAAATACAACGGAGGGCATAAAACCAGTGATAAAATGCATGTAAATCTTCTCAATTTCTCTGCATTTGAGCATACTCAAAAAGACTctgttgaaaacaaaatttctgAAAACGTGAATGTGATCATTCCCAATGGTATCCATGTTTTGCCAAGTTCTGAAAGTCGAGGACCTTCTACATTGCTAAATCGATGGAGGTTGGGTGGAGGCTGTGACTGTGGTGGCTGGGATATGGCCTGCCCCCTTACTGTTTTTAGCAATCCCAAAATTCAATGTGCTAAAGATAAGCTACTCATGGACAATCAACAGTCTTTGGAACTTTTTGTTCAG GGAGCAAAAGAGAACACACCAGCACTGTCCATGATGGTTCTAGAAGAGGGGCGTTATGCAGTTGATTTCCATGCTCAGTTATCCACTTTACAAGCATTTTCGATTTGTGTTGCCATATTACATGGTACAGAAACCTCCTTTGCCACCGGGCAGGAGAAAAGCATGCAGTTGCCCCACTGCAATTCACTGAAAATGCTCATTGAGGAGGAAGTGAAATTCTTGATCAAAGCTGTCTctgaagaggagaagaagaaagtcACAAAGAGGATGGAAGAGATCCCACCGTCTTATGTGATCAACCCTCCCCTCTCTCCAATGTCTAGAGTATAG
- the LOC123204030 gene encoding uncharacterized protein LOC123204030 isoform X2 — MGLEMELDSDKNITGLSPNTVLPSPRQCLNLEKRNARGKPMHRDDILGVKEGSSEISFCRYCSAFCKNTWSRPVGLEDSTELRRGSIYQCSKEVRKMKKMGAIEEREKIELSRSSDTSFSFRIIDSLCSSDEEEESIRKRTSEASVSSKLNALSVCSPSLEPCLSDGFIEFCMNSDGTEKHSAETGRRDTVKDLNFRCDEVVGPVDDGDTRERDKVLTFQKSHSAKVEMRYSPSQSESSHSSRASSRSRFGPIRKMFDPFMKSKSLRSPLGYVVQPDEVKTSRMEKTREGTLQKSLFHGFSDTVQNIKIDSQFVKKEQHHSIVANSPVHLHGLLKMENKQGVPFFEFFLNCPEDVIVARTWKEDNAFNWVYTFHSIDGRKKSNASGWGSSDINKECSMVGQMQVSCYLCSELKDGGAFDNSMVTEFVLYDIAHVKQSVISKECQKCSANATPCKCSNPCIVEGNHELNNESGLVGFRDQPKYASNKTNPCSWPSWDLGPSLEIAAVVIQVPFEKRESLKYNGGHKTSDKMHVNLLNFSAFEHTQKDSVENKISENVNVIIPNGIHVLPSSESRGPSTLLNRWRLGGGCDCGGWDMACPLTVFSNPKIQCAKDKLLMDNQQSLELFVQGAKENTPALSMMVLEEGRYAVDFHAQLSTLQAFSICVAILHGTETSFATGQEKSMQLPHCNSLKMLIEEEVKFLIKAVSEEEKKKVTKRMEEIPPSYVINPPLSPMSRV; from the exons ATGGGACTAGAGATGGAATTGGATTCCGACAAAAACATTACAGGTCTAAGTCCTAACACCGTTCTTCCATCTCCTCGGCAATGTTTAAACCTTGAAAAGAGAAATGCAAGAGGCAAACCTATGCATAGAGATGATATATTGGGAGTAAAAGAGGGTTCCTCGGAGATTAGCTTTTGTCGCTACTGCAGCGCCTTTTGTAAAAATACTTGGTCCAGACCTGTTGGACTGGAAGATAGCACAGAGCTGAGGCGTGGTTCGATATATCAATGCTCCAAAGAGGtgaggaagatgaagaaaatgggaGCTATTgaggaaagggaaaaaattgaattgtcaCGTAGTAGTGACACCTCATTTTCCTTTAGGATTATTGACTCTTTATGTAGTTCAGATGAGGAAGAGGAAAGCATAAGGAAGAGAACCTCAGAGGCATCTGTAAGCTCAAAATTGAACGCTTTATCTGTTTGCAGTCCTTCTTTAGAACCATGCTTATCAGATGGATTCATTGAATTCTGTATGAATTCAGATGGCACAGAAAAACATTCTGCTGAAACTGGAAGGAGAGACACAGTTAAGGACCTGAATTTCAGATGTGATGAAGTTGTTGGTCCTGTAGATGATGGTGACACACGTGAAAGAGATAAAGTTTTGACATTTCAGAAGTCACATTCTGCTAAAGTGGAGATGCGCTATTCACCTTCTCAGTCAGAAAGTAGTCACTCCTCCAGAGCCAGTTCCAGGTCTCGTTTTGGCCCCATCAGAAAGATGTTTGACCCATTCATGAAGTCCAAGTCTCTTCGAAGTCCTTTGGGTTATGTGGTGCAACCTGATGAAGTCAAAACCAGCAGGATGGAAAAAACAAGGGAAGGGACATTGCAAAAGTCTTTATTTCATGGCTTTTCTGATACAGTCcagaatataaaaattgattctCAGTTTGTCAAGAAAGAACAACATCATTCAATTGTGGCAAATTCACCAGTACACTTACACGGTCTTCTAAAGATGGAAAATAAACAAGGAGTACCCTTTTTTGAGTTCTTTTTGAATTGCCCTGAAGATGTTATTGTGGCCAGGACATGGAAGGAAGATAATGCTTTTAATTGGGTATATACCTTTCACTCCATTGACGGTAGGAAAAAGAGCAATGCTAGTGGATGGGGATCAAGTGATATCAACAAAGAGTGCTCAATGGTTGGACAAATGCAGGTTTCCTGTTACTTATGCTCAGAACTAAAAGATGGTGGTGCTTTTGATAACTCTATGGTGACAGAGTTTGTATTGTACGATATTGCGCATGTAAAACAAAGTGTCATTTCTAAAGAATGCCAGAAGTGTTCCGCCAATGCTACACCTTGTAAGTGTTCTAATCCATGTATTGTTGAGGGAAATCATGAGTTAAATAATGAGTCCGGTTTGGTGGGGTTTAGAGATCAACCAAAATATGCTTCGAATAAAACAAATCCATGCTCATGGCCATCTTGGGATTTGGGTCCAAGCCTTGAAATTGCGGCTGTTGTTATTCAAGTgccatttgagaaaagagaaagtTTGAAATACAACGGAGGGCATAAAACCAGTGATAAAATGCATGTAAATCTTCTCAATTTCTCTGCATTTGAGCATACTCAAAAAGACTctgttgaaaacaaaatttctgAAAACGTGAATGTGATCATTCCCAATGGTATCCATGTTTTGCCAAGTTCTGAAAGTCGAGGACCTTCTACATTGCTAAATCGATGGAGGTTGGGTGGAGGCTGTGACTGTGGTGGCTGGGATATGGCCTGCCCCCTTACTGTTTTTAGCAATCCCAAAATTCAATGTGCTAAAGATAAGCTACTCATGGACAATCAACAGTCTTTGGAACTTTTTGTTCAG GGAGCAAAAGAGAACACACCAGCACTGTCCATGATGGTTCTAGAAGAGGGGCGTTATGCAGTTGATTTCCATGCTCAGTTATCCACTTTACAAGCATTTTCGATTTGTGTTGCCATATTACATGGTACAGAAACCTCCTTTGCCACCGGGCAGGAGAAAAGCATGCAGTTGCCCCACTGCAATTCACTGAAAATGCTCATTGAGGAGGAAGTGAAATTCTTGATCAAAGCTGTCTctgaagaggagaagaagaaagtcACAAAGAGGATGGAAGAGATCCCACCGTCTTATGTGATCAACCCTCCCCTCTCTCCAATGTCTAGAGTATAG
- the LOC123204030 gene encoding uncharacterized protein LOC123204030 isoform X3 encodes MGCLLYHTMVAQKCRTVNLEMGLEMELDSDKNITGLSPNTVLPSPRQCLNLEKRNARGKPMHRDDILGVKEGSSEISFCRYCSAFCKNTWSRPVGLEDSTELRRGSIYQCSKEVRKMKKMGAIEEREKIELSRSSDTSFSFRIIDSLCSSDEEEESIRKRTSEASVSSKLNALSVCSPSLEPCLSDGFIEFCMNSDGTEKHSAETGRRDTVKDLNFRCDEVVGPVDDGDTRERDKVLTFQKSHSAKVEMRYSPSQSESSHSSRASSRSRFGPIRKMFDPFMKSKSLRSPLGYVVQPDEVKTSRMEKTREGTLQKSLFHGFSDTVQNIKIDSQFVKKEQHHSIVANSPVHLHGLLKMENKQGVPFFEFFLNCPEDVIVARTWKEDNAFNWVYTFHSIDGRKKSNASGWGSSDINKECSMVGQMQVSCYLCSELKDGGAFDNSMVTEFVLYDIAHVKQSVISKECQKCSANATPCKCSNPCIVEGNHELNNESGLVGFRDQPKYASNKTNPCSWPSWDLGPSLEIAAVVIQVPFEKRESLKYNGGHKTSDKMHVNLLNFSAFEHTQKDSVENKISENVNVIIPNGIHVLPSSESRGPSTLLNRWRLGGGCDCGGWDMACPLTVFSNPKIQCAKDKLLMDNQQSLELFVQEFT; translated from the exons ATGGGGTGCTTGCTTTATCATACTATGGTTGCTCAAAAG TGTAGAACTGTGAATCTAGAGATGGGACTAGAGATGGAATTGGATTCCGACAAAAACATTACAGGTCTAAGTCCTAACACCGTTCTTCCATCTCCTCGGCAATGTTTAAACCTTGAAAAGAGAAATGCAAGAGGCAAACCTATGCATAGAGATGATATATTGGGAGTAAAAGAGGGTTCCTCGGAGATTAGCTTTTGTCGCTACTGCAGCGCCTTTTGTAAAAATACTTGGTCCAGACCTGTTGGACTGGAAGATAGCACAGAGCTGAGGCGTGGTTCGATATATCAATGCTCCAAAGAGGtgaggaagatgaagaaaatgggaGCTATTgaggaaagggaaaaaattgaattgtcaCGTAGTAGTGACACCTCATTTTCCTTTAGGATTATTGACTCTTTATGTAGTTCAGATGAGGAAGAGGAAAGCATAAGGAAGAGAACCTCAGAGGCATCTGTAAGCTCAAAATTGAACGCTTTATCTGTTTGCAGTCCTTCTTTAGAACCATGCTTATCAGATGGATTCATTGAATTCTGTATGAATTCAGATGGCACAGAAAAACATTCTGCTGAAACTGGAAGGAGAGACACAGTTAAGGACCTGAATTTCAGATGTGATGAAGTTGTTGGTCCTGTAGATGATGGTGACACACGTGAAAGAGATAAAGTTTTGACATTTCAGAAGTCACATTCTGCTAAAGTGGAGATGCGCTATTCACCTTCTCAGTCAGAAAGTAGTCACTCCTCCAGAGCCAGTTCCAGGTCTCGTTTTGGCCCCATCAGAAAGATGTTTGACCCATTCATGAAGTCCAAGTCTCTTCGAAGTCCTTTGGGTTATGTGGTGCAACCTGATGAAGTCAAAACCAGCAGGATGGAAAAAACAAGGGAAGGGACATTGCAAAAGTCTTTATTTCATGGCTTTTCTGATACAGTCcagaatataaaaattgattctCAGTTTGTCAAGAAAGAACAACATCATTCAATTGTGGCAAATTCACCAGTACACTTACACGGTCTTCTAAAGATGGAAAATAAACAAGGAGTACCCTTTTTTGAGTTCTTTTTGAATTGCCCTGAAGATGTTATTGTGGCCAGGACATGGAAGGAAGATAATGCTTTTAATTGGGTATATACCTTTCACTCCATTGACGGTAGGAAAAAGAGCAATGCTAGTGGATGGGGATCAAGTGATATCAACAAAGAGTGCTCAATGGTTGGACAAATGCAGGTTTCCTGTTACTTATGCTCAGAACTAAAAGATGGTGGTGCTTTTGATAACTCTATGGTGACAGAGTTTGTATTGTACGATATTGCGCATGTAAAACAAAGTGTCATTTCTAAAGAATGCCAGAAGTGTTCCGCCAATGCTACACCTTGTAAGTGTTCTAATCCATGTATTGTTGAGGGAAATCATGAGTTAAATAATGAGTCCGGTTTGGTGGGGTTTAGAGATCAACCAAAATATGCTTCGAATAAAACAAATCCATGCTCATGGCCATCTTGGGATTTGGGTCCAAGCCTTGAAATTGCGGCTGTTGTTATTCAAGTgccatttgagaaaagagaaagtTTGAAATACAACGGAGGGCATAAAACCAGTGATAAAATGCATGTAAATCTTCTCAATTTCTCTGCATTTGAGCATACTCAAAAAGACTctgttgaaaacaaaatttctgAAAACGTGAATGTGATCATTCCCAATGGTATCCATGTTTTGCCAAGTTCTGAAAGTCGAGGACCTTCTACATTGCTAAATCGATGGAGGTTGGGTGGAGGCTGTGACTGTGGTGGCTGGGATATGGCCTGCCCCCTTACTGTTTTTAGCAATCCCAAAATTCAATGTGCTAAAGATAAGCTACTCATGGACAATCAACAGTCTTTGGAACTTTTTGTTCAG GAGTTTACATAA